GCCGAATCGTGAACCGTACCTCTCGATGATGCTTTTGTCACATCATGATAATTTACTAGTAGATCTTAGAACTAGATGTCGGCTTTTTGTCCCCAATGGCCGGATTCTTGTTGGATGTTTAGATGAATCAGGGGTTTTGGAATATGGTCAAGTTTATGTCAGAATCACTTTGACCAAGACAGAATTACAAGCTCGGAAGCAAAAGTACTTTAAAGAGATGGACAATACCACATCGGTGGTGATGGGGAAGGTTGTCGTGACAAAAAATCCGTGCCTTCACCCAGGAGATGTGAGGGTACTTGATGCTGTCTACGAGCTTGCACTAGATGAGAAAGATTACAAAGATTGCATTGTATTTCCTCAAAAAGGAGAACGGTAATGATTGCTTTTGTAACATATTTTGTAGAGGCTGCAAAGTAGGCATCTCAGCTGGGTTGGGTGGGTAGTATTTAGTACGGGCCAGTCCAATGGCCAGGgctgtttttttccttttttctctcCATCAGTTTCTAAAATTTGATAGTATTAAACACGGttaaacaacaataatattacaaTGATAAATCCAATTTCAAGGAAAATGTTAGGAAATCTATATTCTTTAGGTTAATTTTGACCTGTTCTGGGCATGTTTTATTAGCTACTTTTCTATACAATGTTACACATACAACTACATGTGGCATGTAAGATTGTCCAATAACtttgagagagaaaagagaTGGAAAATATAAGTTAATTTTATTGGTGTCacttttgtgtttatttttgcTATTATATGTTTTACCCATTTGATCCTTCAGATATAGTATAACCCTGACTGGCCTATTTAACCATGAACATATGGAATTCCTCTCCAGTATATTGGTTTGTATGTAGTGGAACGCCTTTAAATTTGACATTTGCATTCCACAGGCCTCATCCGAATGAATGCTCAGGTGGTGATCTTGATGGTGACTTATATTTCGTTAGCTGGGACGAATCTTTAATCCCACCCCGGACTGTGGCCCCAATGGACTATACGGGTCGAAGACCGCGTTTAATGGATCATGATGTCACGTTAGATGTAAGTCAAACAGTCAATGTATAAGAAAATCtacatttatcattattgtaaaCCTGAAATTCGCCAATTCTTGCAGGAAATCTGCAAGTTCTTTGTGGATTACATGACAAGTGATACACTTGGCGCGATCTCAAACGCGCACTTGGTTCATGCGGATCGCGAACCCGAGAAAGCATTGAGCTCAAAATGTCTTCAGTTGGCCACCCTTCATTCCATGGCTGTTGACTTTGCAAAAACTGGAGCTCCAGCCGAAATGCCATGGTTTTTGAGACCACGTGAATTTCCTGATTTCATGGCAAGATGGGACAAACCCATGTATATCTCCCAAGGCCCGCTTGGGAAACTTTATCGGGCCACTAAAGAATCCGAGGTTGTAGAAAATACAACTTCCGCTTATTCAACGAAAGCCATCCAAGAAGCTTATGATCAAGAACTTGAAATCAATGGATTTACCGACTTTATCGATGTTGCATTGTCCCATAAAGAGATGTATCTGGATGCTCTTACAAGTTTAATGAACTTCTATGAAGCAGAAACTGAGGATGAAATCTTGACGGGTAACATACGGAACAAGTCATCTTATCTACAACGGGACAACCGGAGATATGGTGAAACGAAAGACCGGATATTGGTTGCAATTAAGAGTTTGCACAGGGAAGCACGAGAGTGGTTTGAGGGGGGTTGTGACACCGATGATCATTTTAAGTTGGCGGCAGCATGGTATCATGTGACTTACCACGCAGACTACTGCCACGGAAATGTTAAATGCCTGGGTTTTCCTTGGATTGTTGGTCATCTTCTGTTGGAGATCAAGTCCATTAATGGACGGAATATGTCGATGTGAAGATTGGTACTGGAAAAGGTGAACCATGTTGTGATCTTATTAGTCTTGTAATGTGTTAATGTGCTGAAATGAACTTGGTGTCCTTACTGAAACAAGTTTCCTGGTTAATAATGGTGAAATAAGGAACGTCATGTGTTGCAATCAGATAATGCTACTGACTGTGTTTTAAAAGATCtgagagtatatatatatgtatatttcttttttaactcTTAAGTGTAAGCAACATAGTCAATCTGGCCATAAAATATCCCACCTACGTACTGAACATTAGGTAACCTTCTCCATAACCGGATCTAATCGACAAAAGTCCCAGATTATAAAATAGAGAAAGGTGATAAAACCTCCATTATTCGTTTGATGGTGGCACGTCGTATGAAGATAATACTTTTATTTCATTCGGTTCTATGTATTCACAATTTCACACAAGAACCATGGTCCTATGAAGATATCATTTTTCATTCATCGTTGGGCTCCATACTTCCATGTATTCACGAAACAACACATACAATGCACGATTGAACTTTGCATCTTTAAGGTATTCTTTTTCATACAGTCCTTTGCCATGAACAGGCACAAGTTGTTACGTTTTCATATTCCTCACTTGTCTTGATACACCTCTATGTATCTGGGATGGCAAATCAAAAATAATGCATCACAAAATGGCGAGTAATCCAGCAAGCCCTTACCATGCTAGTTTGAAGCGATAGTTGATACACATTCTTATGCCATGATAAAAGAAACCAAGTAGCTAGAAATGGCattttattacgagtaatatctAGTGGCCTGTATCTGACCCTCTTAACTAGGCAATCCTAGGGCTGATCTGTGGGCTGATAAAAGCGAAACTGGAAATAGGAATCAAGTTTGTTTCCACAACCATCACTCAGCAAAGGTGAGGGGTGAGGCCCAGGAAAGTCGGTCGTCTTAACCGGGTTCCACTCCCTCCAACCCGAGGAGGCATTCAAGAAAAAATTCCACTAGGCTTCGCAAACAACTGAGGATGAATTTGCATTTTATATAATTCGAACCTTCACGGCTTCACCTATAGTGGGTAAAAACCCAAATGACTGAACTAATTGAGTTGGTGCCACTAGCTGCTTTTGAATGACACTTGTGCTGTTCAgaacaataatataaaacattaaCTTGCAGTATGTCTTTTGGTGACCTGGAACCAACGGAGTTGATTATTTTCGTAGAGTCAATTCTGTATAAGACGTAACGTCCAACATTTGCTACTTAATGCATACATTTCATCCTAGATATATTGAtgaattatgtttaaattttaaaacttaattacTTACAGTCGATTTTAGATTAATACAATCAAATCTTCATGTTTGTAGTTTTCCATAATAGTTTGATAAGATTGAATgattaaaactaaaagtaaatgaaggaccaacagtatatatatagcaaAGTTAACGACCAAAAATGTAAATTCATAGGTTGTCAGCAGCACatcccaaaaaataaaaagaaattccAGTCACAAAAGGAATATTGCTTTCTGATGCATCAATTCTAGTAACTTGTGCCTAAATAAATGTACATTAACAtctgtaatgtaatgtaatggcAAATCAATATCATCCAGCTTTAACCAATTAGAAGTAATAAAAAtcaagatattattattattattattattattattattattattattattatgtaaattaaaattaaaaataaaaaaaaggtaaaataaaataaaaaggaagtAAAATCACACAAAATTCGGACCGGAAACCGGAACGATAACAGAAGACGGCGGCATAACATATCGGGAGGAGAAATTACGAATCAGATATTCGTTTTCAGTTTCAGGATCGGTAGTTTGCAAGGGGTCTTGATCGAAATTAAGAGCGTAACTTTGAGGATCATACTGATATTTTGCATAAGAAGAATGTTTGTTATAATTGAAGCGGCGAATGAAGGTTTTCCATTTTGGACCAGCAACGATTTCCGACCATTCTCGAAGCTTCTTTAGAGCGGTGATTCCACGTGACCAGAAAGCTGGGTTTGATTGGTGGCTGCTGGGTTCGTCTGATGATGAAGGGATTTTGCGCCAGCGAGTAGGGATGCAGCAACAGTAGGTTCGATTTGGAGAGTATTGTTGTTGGTTGGCGTCTGTCGTTGTGGTTTTTGTAGAGAATTGAGTCGCCATAGGACAGTTGTTCTTTTGATAGTGGTGGTATAGACAGTGTATAGCAATCAgggttttaatttaatttagggGCATTTTGTTGGCGTTTATTAGGGGTTGGGTTTTCAGTTTTGGGTGGGGTTGGTATTTTATTTTAGCGTATTAGGGGTGTTTGGCTTTACCTAATGGTTTTTTATGGATACGCCATAAATGTATCCGTACGTTGTGGTGATGATGTCGGGGTCCGcttttagccgtacgggctccgccctcggatttaaaaattcatcgaaagtatatcgaatgacctatctaatgaaagagcatgaaattttaagaacatccatataacttttataattacgatgtatggtttttgagataaaagattttgaatgaattggaagaataaaatgatttatggatgagagagaaaaaaaatgagtgattgagatttgagaagagagaaatgatattatagttattttaagtaaatataaaatagataggaTGAACATTTTGGAGATGtaaatgttgaaaattaaaattttagacaaatgctatttgctttataatatagtatagatatagatatattaacaaGTCATTACACTTTTTCAAACTATAGTTTATTGTTTTGTAATgttatgaaatttatatatagttataacaataaatatatgttCAACGGGAAACTTTCTTCTATAATCAAATCTACTTTCAAAGGAAACCGTCTATAAAAGTACTCTTATTTGGAACACTTTGTTCATACCAATTCAAATCTACGTATATAAGAAATGTATTCATgattttggcaatatttcaaTAACTAAGTGATATACAAATATTTGATAACACACTATGTTAATAATCTAAAATTCCCAaaaagttttgttcaaaatcatTGTATTTTCTAAGATGGTTAGTTTAAGACCAATCTAGTAGAAAAATACTTGACGcatcatttttatttctaatatttttatgttatatacgagtataaattaattttcttgagaaaaacataaattttcaaaatgtcATTACATTATCGTAAGATGTATTGCCTGTATAAGAATATTAATTAAAGTATCCACTTAGGTGTTTGATTAAGCTTATTTGTAAACTTATAACTCAAttaggccggtgcttatagGGCCGTCCCCTGGCGTCAGACGTGCAGCGGCCGACGGACGCTATAAGCACCGGCGCGTCCGTCCCTGCATCCCAGACGTTTCTCCCATTTGTAGACGTGTGGCTTGGTGTTCTTGTGGGTCTTGATTCCTTGGAGCCGttgccaaataaaaaaaaacatcttcttattcaaaattttgaatgtAACAGCTAgtatgtttatttaatttttttttttcaacctcCTATTTACACTACCATTTCAAAACGCAACAATCTAAACATACACATTCTTACACACTTTCAAAGCATTTCAATCACACAATACTACTAAAAATGTCtggttcatcatcatcatcatcctctagTGACGATTGCGGATCAAGCGATTACGAAGTAATCAATAATGCTGTTACGCAAATGAATGTTGTTTTCAATCCCCAAGCCATAGGTGCGTGTCTTAACGTTATCTTTGACgaagaagaaaaccaaaaccaagaAGCAGAAAGTTCTTCAAGACCCAAGTTGACTAGAAGGGTGATCAGGCGAGATCACGTGGCTGCCGCCAAGCTTTTATACGATCATTACTTTGCGCCAGAACCAACCTACCCACCTGACATGTTTCGTAGACGGTTCCGAATGCGAAAGGATATGTTTCTACGCATAGTGCGAGACATAAACTCCTTTGATAGCATTGAACCGCTACCGAAACACTTTCAGTTCTTCCACAAAGCCCCGACAGATGCAAGTGATCGTCTCGGTTTCaacattttccagaaatgtaCTTCTGCCATACGCCAGTTAGCGTATAGCTTTAAGGTTGATGCTTTAGATGAGTACTTGCAAATGGCTCAAGATACGGGCTACCAGTGTTTAAACGCTTTCTGCAAGTGTGTTATACAACTCTATCATGACGAGTATTTGAGAAAGCCAACAGAAGCAAATATCGAGCGGTTGACGGTTAAACATGCTGAGGTTCATGGGTTTCCAGGTATGCTTGGTAGCATAGATTGCATGCATTGGGGTTAGAGGAACTGTCCAGTGGCGTTGCAAGGGCAGTACACCCGAGGTGACAATGGACATCCAacaatcatgcttgaagcggttgcttcatatgatttgtggatctGGCATGCCTACTTTGGCCCTGctggttcgaacaacgacatcaacgtcctcAACGAGTCAGATTTGTTCTACGATTTGCTTGAAGACAGGGCTCCTAAAGTAGAGTTTTCGGTTAATGGGGAGCAATTTCAAAAGGGGTACTACCTAGCAGATGGTATTTATCCAGAATGGGCTACTCTTGTTAAGTCATTCAAGTGCCCTCTAGAGCCAAAAACCACCAAGTTCAAAAGATACCAAGAagctgcaagaaaggatgtcgAGCGAGCATTTGGGGTTCTTCAAGGTCGTTGGCAGATTATTGAACAATATGCGCGGCCATACAGTACGAACAAGATAAAACGGATCATGTTATGTTGTGTGATTCTCCACAACATGATCGTTGAAGATAACGGGCGCGCAATAACAGAGTTTGAAGAGGAGTTGATAGCTAATAGTAGACTCCCAACCCGTACGTGGACTGAAAGGTGTTCGACGCAGTTTCGTATGTACAGGGAGCTACGTGATAGAAGGGCTCACCATAAACTCCGCAATGCTCTGATTgaacatgtttggaacctccCGGAACACGGTCGTCAACGTTGATGTCTAGTTTTTAATTTCCTAATAATGTCGtatttcataatttatttaccTTCGtatgttgttttttagttttaatgtttatttttatattaaatgtagtgtgtttgttttattaataaaatgtgttttattaattttgtgaaaaatgaaaaatgagtaataaaataataattgaatagtggaagaagtcGGTATTATAAGGAGGGAGGTGTTTTTGGAGAGAgaaaactgatgaatagtggaagaagtgggtaAGAAGTAGGGAAGAAGTAGTGGCTATAAAGAAAGGCCTTAGCTGATTGCATTATCATTAAAGCTATAAAACATCTAGGTTTATCGATATCTAAAAATAAGCTTAGGGTATAAATCATTCTGGtgaaaaaaagagaaatgattaattctcctaactaaatagcctaaaaattctcatAACTACgagatgatgatatgtgaaaaaaatcaggaggcaagattaggaaagaaaattagtggataccacatgtcaccttcttgatgtattaggaggattttaattttttatattataactccgcttttttatttaatatatttaataattaataacttacTACATTAAGTCAATTTTcacgttattttttttattttgataaacaaaaataatcgtcAATTACTTAACTtcaaatttatacatatatacatttttttacgGATTTAGTAACTTAATACATTCTAACatttaaaaactcaaaagaaCCTCCaaggtgttaaagaaattatgaTGTAGTCTAAACTTTAAAGGGAAAATATTCAACACATTTGTGATATTTCCGTTTCAACGGTAACAATTACCtgtcattattaattaaaaattcagTTGATTGGTAGTCTTGACATATGTTAGCATAATCGCGTAGTGAATGATCATTTATAATCAACACCTTGATATCTTTGATAACTAAACTTTAGTTTTAAGGTATTTTCTGCttctaaaattaaaaactctttGTATTGTATAAGCTCACAACTAAAGACGCTTTCAAAGGTTTATGAAAGATAGAAAAAAccattttcatttataaaataaaggaaaataaaaagttaatgttattttttgttataactttaCGTCTTAACCTAATACAAGGTCTTACCAAGTATATATTGACATATCATTTTTTATACTGTATTTTATAAACAACAACATTTAATACAAATGTTATATCCAGATAATGGTAAATTAGGTGTGAAATACGTTTTGGAATAAGGTGGTTAAGACAGCTAAGAATTTTAATTGACTTGGTCCACTCGACCTAACAAGTAAACTAGACAAATTATTGGATTGATTTTTATAACGGCTGTATCAACATTCGGCCCTACACCTTTGCCAGCTCTCCACTTTATccttttgttgtttcttttctttctgcCGAGGTTAAAATAACGcctgtttatatatatcttggAAAGTTAAAGGGCTGAAATGTAAATTGTATGTGGGCCTCTGTTTGTTTCTGAAGAACACATCTTGAAACAATTTTACCTCTTTTTGGGTCAGACCTGGGCGTTTGTTTTTATTAAGCATATAGAGATCTGTCAGATTTAAGAATAATCCCATTTGATCACAGCCCTCTCCCATcttcaacaaataaaaaagttttaccTACCCAACACCAATCTATCTTATTACCTTCAGCCTGATCGGAGGTTaataatatacatacacatatttataattataaatatcttattttatatCCTCGTCCAATTTCAGCCTAATTCGTGAATCAGGTTTTTCAGATTCTTCTTTGCTTGCTACTTAATTGTTTATTGTTGATTTCtggttttattttgtttttatctgGTACATGTTTCTGATGGGAGGATGCTACTTATTTGGGCTGCTAATTTTATTTGGAATATAATCTGCTTATTGTGGCTACTGTTAGTATTTGGTATATTACTTATGAACAACTGTTAGTAATTGCGCTATTTCagatgtttttaattaaacaaatgaGCTTGTTTTTGATGCTTTATTATagacgagagtaagtacccgcgcgttgcggcggtgagatggtggggtgatagctaggtcagagagtgtgatagtcaaatgcctacggcctccgccctcggatttaaaaattcgtcgaaagtatatcgaatgacatctctaatgaaagagtatgaaattttaagaacacccgtacaatttttataatttatcgacgtatgatttttgagataaaagattttgaatgaattggaggaatatatgatttatggatgaaagagaaaaaagatgattgattgagatttgaagagagagaaagggtattatggttattttagatatatatagaatagatgagaggggtattttggggatgtacgtaaaatcaatattgaaaatttcaactcaatgttgaaaatctggaaggaatctgctttataatatagtatagatgtgTCCTTACATATACAGTAGATGTTTATAAGTATTCAGATCATCAGAATGAGTTTTAGAAGGCTTTGAGCTAATATATATCTGTTTACCTTCCAATAGTACAACATGAGCCACCTGCCCAAATACACAATCCAGTTGAGAACATCCGAACAATCTTCTTGGCTAATGAAAACCCTGTATATTCGATCTTAAATCTTAAAGTCAGTTcctttgaaagaaaaaaaaaaacaaataatgatATAACAAGACATAgcaagatgggtgggttgggtaatgggtcaaaaaaaGTATGCATCTGCCAAATagaaaattatgaaaataacaatcaaaataCAAGTATCTGAATTAAACAATTTAGGAGGTTGTATGTACTGGAAATACATTTCTAGTGACCAGTTTGATATATAACCAACTCATAAGTAAATCTTTAAAAAGATACCGGAAAAACAATGGGCTTTTGTTATACTATGAAGTGCATACCCTCGTTTAGTTCGATAGGTTTTTAGCTGAGCAATTTGTCGTCCATCTGACATCTTTTTCCAATCCAACTGGTTGAGGGACTGCCTTTTATCCGGTTTGATCATGGTAAGCGTTACATTTAAAGTTGTGTACCACTTCCTGCGAGTAGATATAACTGTGAAACTTGAAGATTATAAGATTGGAGACATGGAACACATACAGCTGAAGTTTAGAAAACGGAAGGGATACAAGGAGTCTCAGGCACCTATTCCATGATAAATTGGCCCACTCTGAAACGATGATAGTTGTCGTGCTGCGAATGTTCTGCAACACTATATTGTGATCAGACAAATATGGTAGTACAAATGACATGAATTTAACACGATGATGTGTTGTACTATTGGAAGGTAAACAGATGTATTGTAAGAGCCACCTTGAAGCCTTTTAAAATTCACACAGTAAATTTGTCCCATTTCTTTAGGTCAAATGTCTTTTGAGCTAATATATAGTTGATGCTAACTCGTCGAGTTAACTTCGAAAAGTTATTCATCGACGTATCTGTATAACCAGTGTGCTAATTATCTGCATTtacatgtatttattttaatgttgaaTATTTAACTACATGCATAAGCTTTAAAGGAATAGTCCAGTTAGACAGTGAGTGTGACTTGATTTATTGATGGTGAACATGTGTTAACTTACTCTTTCGAAGTTTTGATGATTGTATTATAGGGGAGATGTCATTATACTTAAAAAATCGTCAAagatattgaatatttttatatttattttaatctacCCGTGTATGCACTGATCTGGCCTAAAATTTAGTAAGTATCGGAAATTATAAAACATAAAGGGAGTAACAACTTTATGAACTGTAAGGTAAATTGTGACAACCAAAGAAACCCCACGTACTACTTCTGTAGTGTAAGTCCTGCTCGAGATATCGGAACATCTAACAAAGTCAAAAATTGATCCCTCACTGCTGCATATTCCTGACCGGCAATTTCTACTCAATCAATTGACAGTTTTTGCCAATCTCTCATCAGTTGCATGTTTCCACTGAATTCATCAGTAATTATGCTTTCCCGGTTTCCCCCTTTTCTAATGTTATAATCTGATTGCTCATTTTATGCTGTTATAACTATTTTGGTATGAAAATAGTttaagtgtttttttatttatattttgctaATGTGTTAGAGGTTGGTTCTGACTATATATTGATTTCGTATTTGCATCCCTTATGTCTCTGGCGTTAATAGTCATACATAAAAACTGTTTGCCCCTAAATAAGTTTCAACCGCCACGTACAAGTAAGGGCTATGAACAGCAAAGTCataatatatatgagaaaatggagtatgtgactgttagacacccaagcttgggtgtagaacccctcacatactaattttttaatatatctataaatgcttgcccccccccccctccccatgctttttatggattaaaaaaacaagatgtggggggttctacacccaagcttgggtgtctaacagccacataaaccctaacctctctctctctatatatacacacacacactatgttttatatatgtgtatttgttGTAATTTCAGGTTTAGAAACATGTCTATGAATTGGGTTCAACGCAAAATCTACTTGTACAATGTCACATTTGGACTATACATGCTCGACCCATGGGAGCGTTATTTGTTCAGTATCCTTTTCTTATTCATGCAGTTTCTTATGTTCTGTTGAAGTAACTAATCATTCGGGTTGTAATATTCTAGCACCTTGCTAGTTATTAACGAAAGCTTTTTGGTCCCCCAAAAAAACACTCTTacgtttagactttagaaataaacaatataaaacAGTTAGATTGCTTTGGTTGGCTTAACTTGTCATAGATGCTTTGGTTGCTGTCTTGATGTGGTTCATCTTCTACAATGGATATCGTAACATAAATGAGATCTGCAAAAGGTAACTTTATTTCTTCTCGTTTAAGTATGGTATTTTTTGTTTATGGTGGCATATACATGGATCTTTGATACAATGTTAGTATGATATGAACGGGTTGTTCCCCCAGATATTAGtacttgtttgtttgttatctAAAAACTGCAAGTCTCTATTCTTGAATGACTGTACACTCTTCATTATGCTATCTTTGAGGTTGTTTTACGTTGCTGCATTTCATATGATATGATTCTTCACTCTTTGAAATGCAAAATTGATGCATCCATCTATCTCATAGAAAGTACGTTTAACTTCATAACCCATTCATTGTCAATCTGGGTCGTGCTACATGTCATCTGTATTGAGAGTGTGAGATATGTATCGAGTGAAATAGTGTTTGTCATAATTTGAATACTTTACCTAAAGTAACAACTTACTTCCCTCAGATGAGTATCTGTAGTTCTCGtttaaaaagataaggaaaATATGCTTTGACTTGATCAAGTTAATCTCCAGTTATTAACTTGTTATCTATCGATTGCATCAGACCAAAAGTTTTTATTACCACTTATGTTTTTCTTGGTCTTTAGTTCGTTTAACCAATTTAATTTTGATGAACACTAGATATTTCTTATAGGTATGTATTTCTGAGATTGGTTTCTTAAAATGCTTACCTTTTCAACTTGTCTTTAATCTAAACTTTCATGTCAATTTACTCAGGTATGTTTGGTGAACCATGATTGTAGTCTGGACTAAAAGTGGACAGGGCTACCGTTCTTCTGCAAATTTATATCTGGATATAGCAAACTAAGaaagtttttcttatttttcgtTAGACTTAAACCTGCAATGAACTGTATTGTTGCCACTCACTTACCAACAGAGCTAAAATGCCTTGTCAGggttttatgaacttttttcctgcttgttgtttgtttttttccatGGTCATACATTAGACTtgaagttttatttttcttgttgtAGCTTTGTCAATGTAGTAATatcatacaatttatatatcatttgaaGTATCTTCTTTTGCAACAATTAAAAACTGCACAGATAAAAGAGTTTCTGATCTTCTCACATACGTCCAAGTTCAACTATGTCAATAATCTACCCTTCTCATTAATTGATCACCAAAACCATGTCAATAATTTACCCGCTTCATTGATTGTCAACAAAAACTGTAAACGACAATTTAACAACCCGACCTTCAACTATAGGTTATGTTATTGAATAGGAAGTGTCTGTGAACACGTGGGTGGAACTTTCTTTCTAAACAACTTGACCTTCAACTAGTGTTTGTAAACAATTGTAGGGAAACTGTACCACTGCCTGCAAAGACCTTGTATCTGAGACGAGTTTGGGTTCGTCAACAAGTTGGTACCGTTTTTACCACTATCAGAACATGTTAGTGTTTACTGGTTCCACTTTGCTCAAACTGTAACGCCACGTGATCATTCTAATTAGTCCCAAATCAATGTCTTACAAAATTATCAAAGCACATTTTTATGTGGTCAATGCATTA
The Erigeron canadensis isolate Cc75 chromosome 2, C_canadensis_v1, whole genome shotgun sequence DNA segment above includes these coding regions:
- the LOC122590283 gene encoding serine palmitoyltransferase small subunit A — translated: MMCCTIGRFRNMSMNWVQRKIYLYNVTFGLYMLDPWERYLFNALVAVLMWFIFYNGYRNINEICKR
- the LOC122589795 gene encoding uncharacterized protein LOC122589795, whose protein sequence is MATQFSTKTTTTDANQQQYSPNRTYCCCIPTRWRKIPSSSDEPSSHQSNPAFWSRGITALKKLREWSEIVAGPKWKTFIRRFNYNKHSSYAKYQYDPQSYALNFDQDPLQTTDPETENEYLIRNFSSRYVMPPSSVIVPVSGPNFV
- the LOC122588291 gene encoding uncharacterized protein LOC122588291, coding for MSGSSSSSSSSDDCGSSDYEVINNAVTQMNVVFNPQAIGACLNVIFDEEENQNQEAESSSRPKLTRRVIRRDHVAAAKLLYDHYFAPEPTYPPDMFRRRFRMRKDMFLRIVRDINSFDSIEPLPKHFQFFHKAPTDASDRLGFNIFQKCTSAIRQLAYSFKVDALDEYLQMAQDTGYQCLNAFCKCVIQLYHDEYLRKPTEANIERLTVKHAEVHGFPVALQGQYTRGDNGHPTIMLEAVASYDLWIWHAYFGPAGSNNDINVLNESDLFYDLLEDRAPKVEFSVNGEQFQKGYYLADGIYPEWATLVKSFKCPLEPKTTKFKRYQEAARKDVERAFGVLQGRWQIIEQYARPYSTNKIKRIMLCCVILHNMIVEDNGRAITEFEEELIANSRLPTRTWTERCSTQFRMYRELRDRRAHHKLRNALIEHVWNLPEHGRQR